One genomic region from Sphingobacterium sp. UGAL515B_05 encodes:
- a CDS encoding ATP-binding protein produces the protein MQSLYFYWLLVCSFVGTAVFGQSLDYPSFRNISLGTNANTVHSFAQDSLGMLWLGSNNGLFNYDGYALQPLTGTKSPFQTFVYCIALIDNKHFALGTGQGVLLYNYQYDRFESFPTGGPGDVRSLLLVGDTLWIGSISGLYCYNTKTRKLIDYQNSFPKNKSKTAVYALEKVGDRILIGTYNGLFELNPSKKDIVPLPLPDYRPGSNQFVNSIFSIPESASTYVGTEYGLYRYNTKNHTLQKTPVLQNHPIKAMASKDSNTLLVGTDDGLFTYQLDQQLVKRIKHDSRNRNSLANNIVWSIFKDRSENIWLGTDLGFSLWSNRKVEKILPIYQLTASSDGNRFYKINRDRNGWYWLGGDNGLIRVRGLDDKNTESSWYRMDAKTYRLAHNRIRDIFEDHAGLVWIASDGGVNVFDAHTKQFKTFTIVDASGRRNAKWSYDILQDGQDNLWVASYMGGIFVVSRSRLLEATGPVIASRNFSKADGLLEDFSNQIVDNGRGKILALFYNKGISSIDVATGKITELKDSAGHALDQATFMLKDGQHTVWVGEHGELRRIAPDGKNTLVRFDPVGKGEVTAMAEVKESIWLATSTGVWQVNKQSLKTELLRYGQRISSMYYDAEREQVVLGGIDEVVLLPAQNELADLDGSKKIVLTAMYVNNERFGNYDYGLRYKNEITLAHDQNNLRLEFSDLDYGNHLGYRLAYAFKGKNETWIPMERGDNKVLLSNLSSGNYNLQLAKVDVAGHVVSEIYTYHIQIRYPWYASYWAKAAYVLIVIFLLFWVVNFFRVRSTLKWERRERRKVLELTKMKMDFLTAVSHELKTPLSLILAPVSQMMRQTKNSDKKKQLDGVHRNALKISHLIQELMTFDQVEQQQTPLQGLLTSQMDLVAYSRQIIADWQQVPEYSTVHIDFVTDVESFFIQTDVAKLGSILNNLIANACKYNRPEGSVELQLKVIGPDVKLIVRDTGIGIAPEDLPYVFSKFYRSSLKEVSAVQGTGVGLYLVKSYCEQLGWSVDIASDQKGTAVTLSWKHDHVNDKDETDSIPVGAKRKLLIVEDNAELADFLRNAMQPHYDCRIVSDGSEGLRLIDGHTFVPDIILTDAMMPNMGGIEMVKKLRQNIVTATIPIILLTAQNDELIRREWVAVGIDAYMAKPFDLDLLQIQLLQLLDRKDKIVAQLRIDEISKPTEAIAVHSPDEKFLTNVTQLIEENLDDSEFSVQRLSELTDVAARQLHRKIKQLTGYTPVEYIRSIRIKKAALLLQQKKFTVSEVMYMVGFSNASYFSKCFQSEFGMSPKVYMEGYL, from the coding sequence ATGCAATCTCTTTATTTCTATTGGTTACTTGTCTGTTCCTTCGTGGGTACGGCTGTTTTCGGGCAATCGCTGGATTATCCCTCTTTTCGCAATATTTCCTTGGGAACGAATGCAAATACAGTCCACTCTTTTGCACAGGATAGCTTGGGGATGCTTTGGCTCGGAAGTAACAATGGGTTATTTAATTATGATGGCTATGCACTACAGCCGCTCACGGGGACCAAATCTCCTTTTCAGACGTTCGTTTACTGTATTGCGCTGATCGATAATAAACATTTCGCATTGGGGACAGGGCAGGGAGTGCTGCTCTATAACTATCAGTACGACCGATTTGAATCTTTTCCGACAGGGGGACCTGGAGATGTCAGGTCTTTGCTCCTTGTTGGCGACACCTTGTGGATAGGTTCAATAAGTGGTTTGTATTGCTATAATACCAAGACACGTAAACTTATCGATTATCAGAATTCTTTTCCAAAGAACAAATCGAAAACGGCCGTGTATGCACTGGAAAAGGTGGGCGATAGAATCTTAATCGGTACGTATAATGGACTTTTTGAATTAAATCCATCAAAAAAAGATATTGTTCCTCTACCGCTCCCAGATTATAGGCCGGGGAGTAATCAATTTGTGAATTCTATATTTTCTATTCCGGAATCTGCAAGTACCTATGTGGGAACTGAATATGGCTTGTATCGCTATAATACGAAGAACCATACACTTCAGAAAACTCCGGTATTACAAAATCATCCCATCAAAGCGATGGCTTCCAAAGATTCCAACACCTTGCTTGTCGGTACGGATGATGGTCTTTTTACGTATCAGCTGGATCAGCAGTTGGTCAAACGGATCAAACATGATTCCCGGAATAGAAACTCGCTGGCCAATAACATCGTGTGGAGTATCTTTAAGGATCGGTCGGAAAATATCTGGCTGGGTACAGACCTGGGATTTTCCTTATGGTCCAACCGTAAGGTGGAAAAAATACTGCCGATCTATCAATTGACTGCGAGCAGCGACGGCAACCGTTTTTATAAAATTAACAGGGATCGCAATGGCTGGTATTGGCTGGGCGGCGATAATGGTTTGATCCGTGTACGTGGGCTGGACGACAAAAATACGGAAAGCAGCTGGTACCGTATGGATGCCAAGACCTATCGTCTGGCACACAACCGTATCCGGGATATATTTGAGGATCATGCGGGATTGGTGTGGATAGCCTCAGACGGCGGCGTCAATGTGTTTGATGCGCATACGAAACAGTTTAAAACCTTTACAATTGTCGATGCCAGTGGAAGACGAAATGCGAAATGGTCGTACGACATCTTACAAGATGGACAGGATAATCTCTGGGTGGCCTCCTATATGGGGGGAATATTTGTCGTCAGCCGAAGCCGTTTATTGGAGGCGACGGGCCCGGTCATAGCAAGCCGTAATTTCAGTAAAGCTGACGGTCTTCTGGAAGATTTTTCCAATCAGATCGTTGACAATGGTAGGGGGAAGATCTTGGCGCTGTTCTATAATAAGGGGATCAGTAGCATTGATGTGGCCACAGGGAAAATAACGGAACTTAAAGACAGCGCTGGGCATGCATTGGATCAGGCGACCTTTATGCTGAAGGATGGGCAGCATACGGTGTGGGTAGGGGAACATGGCGAATTGAGGCGTATTGCTCCAGACGGGAAAAATACATTGGTTCGTTTTGATCCTGTTGGTAAAGGAGAAGTAACTGCCATGGCCGAGGTCAAAGAAAGCATCTGGCTGGCAACAAGTACTGGGGTATGGCAGGTTAATAAGCAGAGTTTAAAAACTGAATTGTTAAGATACGGACAAAGGATATCCTCAATGTACTACGATGCCGAGCGGGAACAAGTGGTGCTGGGAGGAATTGATGAGGTGGTCCTGTTGCCCGCGCAAAATGAGCTAGCGGATCTGGATGGTTCCAAAAAGATTGTGCTCACCGCAATGTATGTCAATAATGAACGTTTCGGTAATTACGACTATGGCTTACGGTATAAAAACGAGATCACTTTGGCGCATGATCAGAATAACCTCCGGCTTGAATTTTCCGATTTGGATTATGGAAATCATTTGGGCTATCGCCTAGCTTATGCTTTTAAAGGGAAAAATGAAACCTGGATTCCGATGGAACGGGGTGATAACAAAGTGCTCCTGTCCAACTTAAGTTCGGGTAACTACAACCTTCAGTTGGCTAAAGTGGATGTCGCCGGTCATGTTGTGTCGGAGATTTATACCTACCATATTCAGATCCGTTATCCATGGTATGCAAGCTATTGGGCTAAAGCTGCTTACGTCCTCATTGTTATTTTCCTGCTATTTTGGGTCGTCAATTTTTTCAGGGTTCGCAGTACACTAAAATGGGAAAGACGCGAACGGAGAAAGGTACTTGAGCTCACAAAGATGAAAATGGACTTCCTGACAGCTGTGTCGCATGAGCTGAAAACCCCGTTAAGCCTAATTCTGGCTCCTGTCAGCCAAATGATGCGGCAGACAAAGAACAGTGACAAAAAGAAGCAGCTGGATGGTGTTCATCGAAATGCCTTAAAAATCAGTCATCTCATCCAGGAATTGATGACTTTTGATCAGGTCGAGCAGCAACAGACGCCCTTGCAGGGCCTGCTTACCTCTCAGATGGATCTGGTCGCCTATAGCAGACAAATTATAGCTGACTGGCAGCAGGTGCCTGAGTACAGTACCGTCCATATTGACTTTGTTACCGATGTAGAGAGCTTTTTTATACAGACCGATGTAGCCAAACTGGGATCGATTCTCAACAATCTCATCGCTAATGCCTGTAAGTATAATCGTCCGGAGGGTAGCGTGGAACTGCAGCTGAAAGTAATTGGTCCGGATGTCAAGCTTATCGTTCGGGATACAGGAATTGGTATAGCACCCGAAGACCTGCCTTATGTCTTCAGCAAATTCTATCGTTCTTCCCTGAAAGAAGTGAGTGCTGTACAGGGGACGGGCGTTGGTCTGTACCTGGTCAAAAGTTATTGTGAGCAGTTGGGCTGGAGCGTTGATATAGCGAGCGATCAAAAGGGCACAGCGGTAACGCTTAGTTGGAAACATGACCATGTAAACGATAAGGATGAGACCGATAGCATACCGGTAGGGGCTAAACGAAAACTACTGATCGTCGAAGATAATGCCGAACTCGCTGATTTTTTACGAAATGCCATGCAGCCACATTACGATTGCCGCATTGTGAGTGATGGTAGCGAGGGCTTACGCTTGATCGACGGACATACTTTTGTGCCCGACATTATTCTCACTGATGCCATGATGCCCAATATGGGGGGGATTGAAATGGTGAAAAAACTACGACAAAATATCGTGACGGCAACCATTCCGATCATTTTGCTGACAGCACAAAACGATGAGCTGATCAGACGCGAGTGGGTTGCCGTCGGCATAGATGCTTATATGGCGAAACCTTTTGATCTGGACTTGCTCCAGATACAGCTATTGCAGCTCTTGGATAGGAAAGATAAGATTGTCGCTCAATTGCGTATCGACGAAATCAGTAAACCCACAGAAGCAATAGCTGTACATTCACCGGATGAAAAATTTCTGACCAATGTGACACAGCTGATCGAAGAAAATTTAGACGATTCGGAATTTTCGGTGCAGCGGCTCAGTGAGCTCACGGATGTCGCCGCCAGACAACTCCATCGTAAAATTAAGCAACTAACAGGCTATACACCGGTGGAGTATATACGCAGCATTCGTATCAAGAAAGCAGCATTGTTATTACAGCAAAAAAAGTTTACCGTTTCCGAGGTGATGTATATGGTCGGATTCTCCAATGCTTCTTATTTCTCAAAATGTTTTCAATCGGAATTTGGGATGTCACCAAAGGTATATATGGAGGGTTATTTGTAA